The Haloarchaeobius sp. HME9146 genome includes a region encoding these proteins:
- a CDS encoding hydroxyacid dehydrogenase, with amino-acid sequence MFPERVHERLAAVGTVTYNETGEQFTESDLAERLPGIDVCLTHWGSPSFTESALEAADDLQLVAHVGGSVAGIATDALYDHGVRVTSAVRVMAPFVAEHILTLTLDSLRAIREHDQSIRDGGWDRQTDRVDTLFGKQVGFVGVGSVGHALLDLLEPFGVTVRWYDPYLPDGALAEYDFAEEATLEEVLATSDVVSVHAAKTEETIHMLDAEQLARMPDGSLLVNAARGALVDEGALLAELESGRLSAALDVFEREPLAEESPLRQVAGAVRTPHIAGSPTRHRMAEAMVAEVERFSRGEPLQHSISRAKFQTMTKNWLSADDE; translated from the coding sequence ATGTTCCCCGAACGGGTCCACGAACGACTCGCGGCCGTCGGGACGGTCACGTACAACGAGACCGGCGAACAGTTCACCGAGTCCGACCTGGCCGAGCGCCTCCCGGGCATCGACGTCTGTCTCACACACTGGGGGTCGCCCTCGTTCACCGAGTCGGCCCTCGAAGCGGCGGACGACCTCCAGCTGGTCGCCCACGTCGGCGGGAGCGTCGCAGGCATCGCGACCGACGCCCTCTACGACCACGGCGTGCGTGTCACGAGCGCGGTCAGGGTGATGGCCCCCTTCGTCGCCGAACACATCCTCACGCTCACACTGGACAGTCTGCGAGCCATCCGTGAGCACGACCAGAGCATCCGCGACGGCGGCTGGGACCGCCAGACCGACCGGGTCGACACACTGTTCGGGAAACAGGTCGGCTTCGTCGGCGTCGGCTCGGTCGGCCACGCCCTGCTCGACCTCCTCGAACCGTTCGGCGTCACGGTTCGCTGGTACGACCCCTACCTTCCCGACGGCGCGCTCGCGGAGTACGACTTCGCCGAGGAAGCCACGCTCGAGGAGGTGCTGGCGACGAGCGATGTCGTTTCTGTCCACGCCGCCAAGACCGAGGAGACCATCCACATGCTCGACGCGGAGCAGCTTGCCAGGATGCCCGACGGTTCCCTCCTGGTGAACGCCGCGCGTGGCGCGCTCGTCGACGAAGGGGCGCTGCTCGCGGAACTCGAATCCGGTCGGCTCTCGGCTGCACTGGACGTCTTCGAGCGCGAGCCGCTGGCCGAGGAGAGTCCATTGCGACAGGTGGCGGGTGCCGTCAGGACCCCACACATCGCCGGGTCACCGACGCGGCACCGCATGGCCGAGGCGATGGTTGCGGAGGTCGAGCGGTTCAGCCGGGGTGAACCACTCCAGCACAGTATCTCTCGCGCGAAGTTCCAGACGATGACGAAGAACTGGCTGTCGGCCGACGACGAGTGA
- a CDS encoding ABC transporter substrate-binding protein, whose amino-acid sequence MVDDSHPHSGEGDPRWRGLRRRQYLAAIGAAAGVGLAGCSSQAEDTQTSEDGNDEGGSTETSSGGTEEGGSESSGRGPAVDPTMNLITGTAPQDMNFWPFFGRSNMDSIYFLPLQTWYGAGQLDQYTGGEYDGLLVAESRLINDFSTWEIKLDTEHDWTWHDGDSVTIDDMYEYDKYFHEYDKLLGNTPDWKSVTKVDDTTIHRELHERTAPFAFFHTNQRPNIHFQGKHAKKFREMMEDASTEKEAADINKQATEANEIGFEDAVGNGMFEVSEVADDRVVYSKYEDHPFADQQNIENIEILFRGDDSGFQLAFQNDQIDLTFEEPNPQQTQYPDDVSYVTKPQPRGEVYMLNQHNKHLAKVEVRRAMAYYLDSQAIVNNTNGAAVTTQTGAAPVVLDQWLPDPSVADDYIQYGATRQPEKAAAELQKAGYSKNSDGIWEDESGDTLSFIIRTYDWRPTVGRTINSQMRRAGFDVDAKVIGAQEYLNEVYNQPPESGVWDMIFDFHAGSINHPTHSYADSISELKLTNDDGSPGWANRDVNPTVPSTVGAEEVSGSGKTLDLRALQRTLASPDSSVEETKQATHDLAWYWNYSVPSLVFKTSQAAWAFDDTNFVMEDYDGDGYADLGMSYNFSKPTVYGVEK is encoded by the coding sequence ATGGTTGACGATAGTCATCCTCATAGCGGAGAGGGCGACCCGCGATGGCGTGGGCTTCGCCGGCGACAGTATCTCGCGGCAATCGGCGCAGCTGCGGGAGTGGGACTCGCGGGTTGCAGTTCTCAGGCCGAGGACACACAGACCAGCGAGGACGGGAACGACGAAGGTGGAAGCACCGAGACCTCGAGCGGTGGGACCGAGGAAGGTGGGTCCGAGAGTTCTGGTCGTGGCCCGGCCGTCGACCCGACGATGAACCTCATCACGGGTACCGCACCACAGGACATGAACTTCTGGCCGTTCTTCGGCCGGAGCAACATGGACTCGATATACTTCCTGCCGCTCCAGACCTGGTACGGGGCCGGGCAACTGGACCAGTACACCGGTGGCGAGTACGATGGGCTCCTGGTCGCGGAATCGCGACTCATCAACGACTTCAGCACCTGGGAGATCAAGCTGGACACCGAGCACGACTGGACGTGGCACGACGGTGACTCGGTGACCATCGACGACATGTACGAGTACGACAAGTACTTCCACGAATACGACAAGCTCCTGGGCAACACCCCGGACTGGAAGAGCGTCACGAAGGTCGACGACACGACCATCCACCGTGAACTCCACGAGCGCACTGCACCGTTCGCGTTCTTCCACACCAACCAGCGGCCCAACATCCACTTCCAGGGCAAACACGCCAAGAAGTTCCGCGAGATGATGGAGGACGCCTCGACGGAGAAAGAGGCAGCCGACATCAACAAACAGGCCACCGAAGCCAACGAGATTGGCTTCGAGGACGCTGTCGGGAACGGGATGTTCGAGGTCTCCGAGGTCGCAGACGACCGGGTGGTCTACTCGAAGTACGAGGACCACCCGTTCGCCGACCAGCAGAACATCGAGAACATCGAGATCCTGTTCCGTGGGGACGACTCCGGCTTCCAGCTGGCGTTCCAGAACGACCAGATCGACCTCACCTTCGAGGAGCCGAACCCCCAGCAGACCCAGTATCCGGACGACGTGAGCTACGTCACGAAGCCACAGCCGCGTGGTGAGGTGTACATGCTCAACCAGCACAACAAACACCTGGCCAAGGTCGAGGTGCGCCGCGCGATGGCGTACTACCTCGACTCGCAGGCTATCGTGAACAACACGAACGGCGCGGCTGTTACCACGCAGACCGGTGCGGCCCCGGTCGTGCTGGACCAGTGGCTTCCGGACCCGAGCGTCGCGGACGACTACATCCAGTACGGCGCGACGCGCCAGCCCGAGAAAGCCGCGGCCGAGCTCCAGAAGGCGGGCTACTCGAAGAACAGCGACGGTATCTGGGAGGACGAAAGCGGCGACACGCTCTCGTTCATCATCAGGACCTACGACTGGCGGCCGACCGTGGGTCGTACCATCAACAGCCAGATGCGCCGCGCCGGCTTCGACGTCGACGCGAAGGTCATCGGGGCCCAGGAGTACCTCAACGAAGTGTACAACCAGCCGCCGGAGTCCGGTGTCTGGGACATGATCTTCGACTTCCACGCGGGCAGCATCAACCACCCGACCCACAGCTACGCTGACTCGATAAGCGAGCTGAAGCTGACGAACGACGACGGGAGCCCCGGCTGGGCGAACCGCGACGTCAACCCGACGGTCCCCTCGACCGTCGGTGCCGAAGAGGTCAGCGGGTCTGGCAAGACGCTCGACCTGCGCGCGCTCCAGCGCACGCTCGCCTCGCCGGACTCCTCCGTCGAGGAGACCAAACAGGCGACGCACGACCTGGCGTGGTACTGGAACTACTCGGTGCCCTCCCTCGTCTTCAAGACGAGCCAGGCAGCGTGGGCATTCGACGACACCAACTTCGTCATGGAGGACTACGACGGCGACGGCTACGCCGACCTCGGGATGTCCTACAACTTCAGCAAGCCGACGGTGTACGGCGTCGAAAAGTAA
- a CDS encoding IclR family transcriptional regulator, translated as MAAPPDNTINSVRTTFDILDCLQRRGGAGVTEVATDLGISKGTVHNHLSTLLHEEYIVKTEHDTYEIGLRFLDLAHEAKGRITIYDLVKNEVDKLAEASGEMALFTVEEHGLGVCVYRAMGADSVKTSLYVGQRDELHHTAVGKAIMANLPAHRIEEIIETRGLTAQTADTITDKSQLLEELETVREKGFAFNHGETIKGLIGVGAPIFDPDGTVIGAISIIGPSSRMDEDRFYGEIPDMITRSVNIIQINATSL; from the coding sequence ATGGCAGCCCCCCCGGACAACACCATCAACTCGGTGCGGACGACCTTCGACATACTCGACTGTCTGCAACGACGCGGTGGTGCAGGTGTGACAGAAGTCGCAACAGACCTCGGCATCTCCAAAGGGACCGTCCACAATCACCTCTCCACGTTGCTCCACGAGGAGTACATCGTGAAGACCGAACACGACACCTACGAGATCGGCCTGCGCTTCCTCGACCTGGCACACGAGGCGAAAGGGCGCATCACCATCTACGACCTCGTGAAGAACGAAGTCGACAAGCTCGCGGAGGCCAGCGGCGAGATGGCGCTGTTCACCGTCGAGGAACACGGGCTCGGGGTGTGTGTCTACCGGGCGATGGGGGCCGACTCGGTCAAGACCTCGCTGTACGTCGGTCAGCGCGACGAGCTCCACCACACCGCGGTCGGGAAGGCGATCATGGCCAATCTTCCGGCGCATCGAATCGAGGAGATAATCGAGACCCGTGGGTTGACCGCACAGACGGCCGACACGATCACCGACAAGAGCCAGCTGCTGGAGGAACTCGAGACGGTGCGCGAGAAGGGCTTCGCGTTCAACCACGGCGAGACCATCAAGGGTCTCATCGGCGTGGGCGCACCCATCTTCGACCCGGACGGGACGGTCATCGGCGCAATCAGCATCATCGGACCGTCGAGCAGGATGGACGAGGACCGGTTCTACGGCGAGATTCCGGACATGATAACACGGAGTGTGAACATCATCCAGATCAACGCGACGTCGCTGTAG
- a CDS encoding family 20 glycosylhydrolase translates to MHLVPRPQHEQYSDDRIDLDALDGITTNGTTPATASVDRVQTIIDREIDQTLPTVDSDEATGPSIALRTVDTLEPPAGRTIDHEDEAYRLSVTGDGIELVATTAAGFHYAAQTLAGLIEAADSGEAYTVPTCEVVDWPAFEWRGVMVDPARKFIPLSDLYDLVESMARAKLNVLHLHLIDNEGYAMESSAYPELNRSPDGTERPSYGQDEMAEFVEHAAEWDITVIPELDAPGHGLHLLTQIPDIRCDTPGETTVFNLKPAFCLGKDRSYEVWGDLLDEVVSVFDADIVHVGADEWSHHGIEWEDCIDCRAYMESEGLDDVQELFYDFIHRAHGMVTDRGKRMSMWSEQIDISERPTLPSDIMMHFWIVSYPPWGPDFEGNSFDLFAEEGYELLNSYPPATYLNTLDPERLLAWTPTTSPEVSEENVSGVPGGELCIWGDAIDDNDEMQAYHDRVMPSGVAVFADRVWNATPIDDRDAFSRAVTRHLLGPDIPAKFDVFAALGGVVLPTISNDYAKKAHFPGSALGRPAPEAIANYEETIETLESVGADARFPAVVDEYVDALEWLIEVVERDSRGLTQPPDKV, encoded by the coding sequence ATGCACCTCGTCCCGCGACCACAACACGAACAGTACTCAGACGACCGAATCGACCTCGACGCACTCGATGGCATCACCACGAACGGCACCACGCCAGCCACTGCCAGCGTGGACCGTGTCCAGACCATCATCGACCGTGAAATCGACCAAACCCTCCCGACGGTCGACAGCGACGAGGCAACAGGCCCGAGCATCGCTCTGCGAACGGTCGATACCCTCGAGCCGCCAGCCGGACGGACTATCGACCACGAGGACGAGGCCTACCGGCTCTCGGTGACCGGCGATGGCATCGAGCTGGTCGCGACCACGGCAGCCGGTTTCCACTACGCCGCACAGACACTGGCTGGGCTCATCGAGGCTGCAGACTCCGGGGAGGCGTACACGGTTCCAACCTGTGAGGTCGTCGACTGGCCGGCGTTCGAATGGCGCGGCGTGATGGTCGACCCTGCCCGCAAGTTCATCCCGCTCTCCGACCTGTACGACCTGGTCGAATCGATGGCGCGCGCGAAGCTGAACGTCCTCCACCTGCACCTCATCGACAACGAGGGCTACGCGATGGAATCGAGTGCGTATCCCGAACTGAACCGGTCCCCCGATGGGACTGAGCGACCGAGTTACGGACAGGATGAGATGGCCGAGTTCGTCGAGCACGCCGCCGAGTGGGACATCACCGTCATCCCCGAACTCGACGCGCCCGGCCACGGCCTCCACCTGCTCACACAGATTCCAGACATCCGGTGTGACACGCCCGGCGAGACGACGGTGTTCAACCTGAAGCCCGCGTTCTGTCTGGGCAAGGACCGGTCGTACGAGGTGTGGGGAGACCTGCTCGACGAGGTCGTCTCGGTGTTCGACGCCGATATCGTCCACGTGGGGGCCGACGAGTGGAGTCACCACGGTATCGAGTGGGAGGACTGCATCGACTGTCGAGCCTACATGGAATCGGAGGGACTCGACGACGTCCAGGAACTGTTCTACGACTTCATCCACCGCGCCCACGGGATGGTCACCGACCGCGGCAAGCGGATGTCGATGTGGTCCGAACAGATCGATATCTCGGAACGGCCGACCCTCCCCTCGGACATCATGATGCACTTCTGGATCGTCTCGTACCCGCCGTGGGGACCCGATTTCGAGGGGAACAGTTTCGACCTGTTCGCGGAAGAGGGCTACGAGTTGCTGAACTCGTATCCGCCGGCGACGTACCTCAACACGCTCGACCCGGAGCGCCTGCTGGCCTGGACACCGACGACCAGCCCGGAGGTCAGCGAGGAGAACGTCTCCGGCGTCCCCGGTGGCGAACTGTGTATCTGGGGCGACGCCATCGACGACAACGACGAGATGCAGGCGTACCACGACCGGGTGATGCCGTCCGGCGTCGCCGTGTTCGCGGACCGCGTCTGGAACGCGACTCCCATCGACGACCGGGACGCGTTCTCGCGCGCGGTCACGAGACACCTCCTGGGCCCCGATATCCCCGCGAAATTCGACGTGTTCGCGGCTCTCGGCGGCGTTGTCTTGCCGACCATCTCGAACGACTACGCGAAGAAGGCGCACTTCCCCGGGTCGGCCCTGGGACGACCGGCCCCCGAGGCAATCGCGAACTACGAGGAGACCATCGAAACGCTCGAATCGGTCGGGGCCGACGCCAGGTTCCCCGCCGTGGTCGACGAGTACGTCGATGCACTGGAGTGGCTCATCGAGGTCGTCGAGCGCGACAGCCGCGGGCTGACCCAGCCGCCGGACAAGGTCTGA
- a CDS encoding fumarylacetoacetate hydrolase family protein: MDICRYTQTDQSVSLGLLDGETVTPLDTDATTLEAALVDHSWSDLQAATTDDELLLDDLTLLAPVARPTNLVGIGLNYAGHAEEGGFPIPDEPLFFAKSPSSIVGPGADIVKHPEVTELHYEGEFGFVIGKETSRVDEADALDHVFGFVVGNDVTARDMQMGDLDGSNPWYRSKSMDTFTPLGPWVTPVGEGVDPMGAAIETRLNDEVVQSSNTDDHIFPIPEALAYISRHVTLYPGDVVLTGTPAGIGEMHPGDTVSVSVEGIGTLSNTVAEP, from the coding sequence ATGGACATCTGTCGGTACACACAGACTGACCAGTCGGTATCGCTCGGGCTCCTCGATGGCGAGACAGTGACGCCGCTGGACACGGACGCAACGACGCTCGAAGCCGCACTCGTGGACCACTCGTGGTCGGACCTGCAGGCTGCGACGACGGACGACGAACTCCTCCTGGACGACCTGACACTGCTCGCGCCGGTCGCCCGCCCGACGAACCTCGTCGGTATCGGGCTCAACTACGCCGGCCACGCTGAGGAGGGAGGGTTCCCGATTCCGGACGAACCACTCTTCTTCGCGAAATCTCCGTCCAGCATCGTCGGCCCGGGTGCGGACATCGTGAAGCATCCCGAGGTGACCGAGTTGCACTACGAGGGCGAGTTCGGGTTCGTCATCGGCAAGGAGACCAGTCGCGTGGACGAGGCGGACGCGCTCGACCACGTCTTCGGGTTCGTCGTCGGCAACGACGTGACCGCCCGCGACATGCAGATGGGCGACCTCGACGGGTCGAACCCCTGGTATCGCTCGAAGAGCATGGACACGTTCACGCCACTCGGCCCGTGGGTGACGCCGGTTGGCGAAGGTGTCGACCCCATGGGTGCCGCCATCGAGACCCGCCTGAACGACGAGGTCGTGCAGTCGTCGAACACGGACGACCACATCTTCCCCATCCCGGAGGCGCTCGCGTACATCTCCAGGCACGTCACGCTGTACCCGGGTGACGTGGTGCTGACCGGGACGCCGGCCGGTATCGGAGAGATGCACCCCGGTGACACGGTCTCGGTCTCCGTCGAGGGCATCGGGACCCTCTCGAACACGGTGGCCGAGCCATGA
- a CDS encoding Gfo/Idh/MocA family protein has protein sequence MNVGYIGLDHHHRDPYLETLAQLPVDVTAACEPNPAVDTTDIERLEETPVYESVDALLEAESLDAVWITLSNRDTPAAIQQALDHGVNVYTEKPVARTAAELDPVIEAERASEAIVCVSYPWRNHPFATELTRRRADGFFGALRSVEARFVASALAHRDTEHFLFDAEMSRGGILQWLGIHWLDLLPAVLDSRIETVTARTARHTPSVDVEDSATLQFELAGGTLCTLTTGYYLDEGCYDTDIRIRGSAGTARWDPIGHKFGFSGETTLELTDLQGRWETPARSVRYEYADTPGYGGGWGYAFAEQFLSACEESGPVPVSLQDAQRVLRVLDAAYESAETGRTVRVLE, from the coding sequence ATGAACGTCGGATACATCGGGCTCGACCACCACCACCGGGACCCGTACCTCGAAACGCTGGCCCAGCTCCCGGTCGACGTGACGGCGGCCTGTGAACCGAACCCTGCGGTCGACACGACCGACATCGAGAGGCTCGAAGAGACACCGGTCTACGAGTCGGTCGACGCACTGCTAGAGGCCGAATCCCTCGATGCGGTCTGGATCACGCTCTCGAACAGGGATACGCCCGCGGCGATTCAGCAAGCACTGGACCACGGCGTGAACGTCTACACCGAGAAGCCGGTCGCTCGAACCGCTGCAGAACTGGACCCGGTCATCGAGGCAGAGCGTGCCAGTGAGGCCATCGTCTGTGTCTCGTACCCGTGGCGGAACCATCCGTTCGCGACGGAGCTCACGCGACGGCGCGCGGACGGGTTCTTCGGTGCCCTCAGGTCCGTCGAGGCACGGTTCGTCGCGTCGGCACTCGCACATCGGGACACAGAACACTTCCTGTTCGACGCCGAGATGAGCCGCGGCGGCATCCTCCAGTGGCTCGGTATCCACTGGCTCGACCTGCTGCCGGCCGTGCTCGACAGTCGAATCGAGACGGTGACCGCCCGCACCGCGAGGCACACACCGTCCGTCGACGTCGAGGATAGTGCGACGCTCCAGTTCGAACTCGCCGGTGGCACCCTCTGTACCCTCACCACCGGCTACTATCTCGACGAGGGCTGTTACGACACGGACATCCGCATCCGCGGCTCGGCGGGAACCGCGCGATGGGACCCCATCGGTCACAAGTTCGGGTTCTCGGGGGAGACGACGCTGGAGTTGACCGACCTCCAGGGCCGGTGGGAAACCCCGGCGCGGTCCGTTCGATACGAGTACGCAGACACCCCCGGGTACGGCGGTGGCTGGGGGTACGCGTTCGCCGAACAGTTCCTCAGTGCCTGTGAGGAATCCGGCCCCGTTCCTGTGAGTCTCCAGGACGCCCAGCGTGTCTTGCGGGTACTCGATGCGGCGTACGAGTCGGCGGAGACAGGACGAACGGTTCGAGTGCTCGAGTAA
- a CDS encoding LLM class flavin-dependent oxidoreductase — MKFGVFLNQYYTPESAFEVDDLLEQAELMETVGFDSVAVGERHIHEEGFVEPITALAAIAARTSRLTLTTTAMLPILYHPIHLAEQLSMLDRLSDGRVVFGAALGYRERELEPFGVEQEGRGKHFIESLELLKRFLREPSVTHDGRHYQFEDAFVSPRPRDEMPMWIGGHADIAIKRAAYRSDGWIASASSTTADLADQIGVYEDALDEFGMDRDDNEVVLMRDCYVADSVEEAREAIEPHLLQLYEWYARWGQTYLDEHEVTVDYDELAEKFVLGSPEDCIEQLRVYEELGVDHVVLRVQFPGQSQESTCRCLERLGDAVIPAFQ, encoded by the coding sequence ATGAAGTTCGGGGTGTTCCTCAACCAGTACTACACCCCGGAGTCGGCGTTCGAGGTGGACGACCTGCTCGAACAGGCGGAGCTGATGGAGACTGTCGGGTTCGACTCGGTCGCTGTCGGTGAGCGCCACATCCACGAGGAGGGCTTCGTCGAACCGATTACGGCACTCGCGGCCATCGCGGCTCGAACCTCACGGCTCACGCTGACGACGACCGCGATGCTGCCGATACTGTACCACCCGATACACCTCGCCGAGCAACTGAGCATGCTCGACAGGCTCTCCGACGGCCGGGTGGTGTTCGGCGCGGCACTCGGGTACCGCGAGCGCGAACTGGAACCGTTCGGAGTCGAGCAGGAGGGCCGTGGGAAGCACTTCATCGAGTCCCTCGAACTCCTCAAGCGATTCCTGCGCGAACCCTCCGTGACCCACGACGGTCGCCACTACCAGTTCGAGGACGCCTTCGTCAGTCCACGACCACGGGACGAGATGCCGATGTGGATCGGTGGCCACGCCGACATCGCCATCAAGCGGGCCGCGTACCGGAGCGACGGCTGGATCGCCAGTGCCTCCTCGACCACGGCCGACCTCGCCGACCAGATCGGCGTCTACGAGGACGCTCTCGACGAGTTCGGGATGGACCGGGACGACAACGAGGTCGTGTTGATGCGCGACTGTTACGTGGCGGACTCCGTCGAGGAGGCCCGCGAGGCCATCGAGCCACATCTGCTCCAGCTCTACGAGTGGTACGCGCGCTGGGGCCAGACCTACCTCGACGAACACGAGGTCACGGTCGACTACGACGAACTCGCCGAGAAGTTCGTCCTCGGCTCTCCGGAAGATTGCATCGAACAGCTCCGGGTGTACGAGGAACTCGGCGTCGACCACGTCGTGTTGCGGGTCCAGTTCCCCGGCCAGTCACAGGAGTCGACGTGCCGCTGTCTCGAGCGCCTGGGTGACGCTGTCATCCCGGCGTTCCAGTGA
- a CDS encoding sugar phosphate isomerase/epimerase translates to MVSIGIQLYTLVGLDESLLEKTRRVAETEFDGVEFAGIEGSDPDRLAADLAEAGLEPLGAHVDIDELEADYEAVVETYRTIGCTHLVIPRYDPAAFETVAGVEEAAERISALARRLAGDGFRLSYHNHRFEFVPLGDATAFDVFVDHLDDLVGLEIDTGSAQHAGQDPVELLNRYSDRIDLVHLTDTRSDSDSTVHVELAAGEVDLAACVRAARDTGVDAIIYEHGKTTDPVGSLQHGNLSLPRLAL, encoded by the coding sequence ATGGTTAGTATAGGGATACAGTTGTACACGCTCGTCGGGCTCGACGAATCCCTCCTGGAGAAGACCAGACGGGTCGCCGAGACGGAGTTCGACGGCGTCGAATTCGCCGGAATCGAGGGCAGTGATCCGGACCGGCTGGCGGCGGACCTGGCCGAGGCGGGCCTCGAACCGCTGGGCGCGCACGTCGACATCGACGAGTTAGAGGCTGACTACGAGGCGGTCGTCGAAACCTACCGGACAATCGGTTGCACACATCTCGTCATCCCACGGTACGACCCAGCCGCGTTCGAGACCGTCGCCGGTGTCGAGGAAGCCGCCGAGCGAATCTCGGCACTCGCCCGCCGACTCGCTGGTGACGGCTTCCGACTGAGCTATCACAATCACCGCTTCGAGTTCGTCCCCCTGGGCGACGCCACCGCGTTCGACGTCTTCGTCGACCACCTCGACGACCTGGTCGGTCTCGAAATCGATACCGGGTCTGCCCAGCACGCAGGGCAGGACCCCGTCGAACTGCTGAACCGGTACAGCGACCGAATCGACCTCGTCCACCTCACCGACACCCGGTCCGATTCGGATAGCACCGTCCACGTCGAACTCGCTGCGGGCGAAGTGGACCTGGCGGCCTGTGTCCGGGCCGCGCGCGACACCGGCGTCGACGCGATCATCTACGAACACGGCAAGACGACCGACCCGGTCGGCTCGCTCCAGCACGGAAACCTCTCGCTTCCGCGCCTCGCACTGTAG
- a CDS encoding Gfo/Idh/MocA family protein, protein MSEREPGPAIGLIGAGSRGVFHLEQLYEIVSRDYFEVWDKPWPAAKPGFPFGVYHDYASEVPDWATDISGLGASVTAVCDPSTDSRARAVAVCEEHGDDPDTFETIEAFYRDGEFDTVIVASPNHTHTKAALPGLERDLDVFCEKPLAATLADHDRLIDAADQSDGTFYVGFNLRHSQQYGKLRSLIQAGAIGRLGMLSAHEVRVPFPWGHYYTQDESGGTLLEKDCHDFDLFNWYTGSDPVRVVAFGGQHVLDHGTDVNDHATVIVEYESGVKATLELCMYAPYTQPGDRVYAARGTDGLVRSGRDSSSWEVFGWDAHDTYSFTNTGGEHGGADIRMWKDVLQTFADGGDPAATARDAKKAAAVAIGAERSIAEGRIVEIDERYDLH, encoded by the coding sequence ATGTCAGAACGCGAGCCAGGCCCAGCCATCGGGCTCATCGGCGCGGGCTCCCGCGGTGTCTTCCATCTCGAACAGCTCTACGAAATCGTCTCGCGGGACTACTTCGAGGTGTGGGACAAGCCCTGGCCGGCGGCGAAACCCGGGTTCCCGTTCGGGGTCTACCACGACTACGCCTCGGAGGTACCCGACTGGGCGACGGATATCTCGGGGCTCGGTGCGTCGGTGACCGCTGTCTGTGACCCCTCGACCGACTCGCGGGCGCGGGCCGTGGCCGTCTGCGAAGAACACGGTGACGACCCGGACACGTTCGAGACCATCGAGGCGTTCTATCGCGACGGCGAGTTCGACACCGTCATCGTCGCCTCGCCGAACCACACCCACACCAAGGCAGCCCTGCCGGGGCTCGAACGTGACCTCGACGTCTTCTGTGAGAAGCCCCTGGCCGCGACGCTCGCCGACCACGACCGGCTCATCGACGCGGCCGACCAGTCCGATGGGACGTTCTACGTCGGGTTCAACCTCCGCCACAGCCAGCAGTACGGGAAGCTCCGGTCGCTCATCCAGGCAGGTGCCATCGGACGCCTCGGGATGCTCTCGGCTCACGAGGTGCGCGTCCCGTTCCCCTGGGGCCACTACTACACCCAGGACGAGAGCGGTGGCACGCTGCTGGAGAAGGACTGCCACGATTTCGACCTGTTCAACTGGTACACCGGGAGCGACCCCGTCCGGGTCGTGGCTTTCGGCGGACAGCACGTCCTCGACCACGGAACGGACGTGAACGACCACGCGACGGTCATCGTCGAGTACGAGTCCGGCGTGAAGGCGACGCTCGAACTCTGCATGTACGCGCCCTACACCCAGCCCGGCGACAGGGTGTACGCCGCCCGCGGCACCGACGGGCTCGTCCGAAGCGGTCGCGATTCGAGTTCCTGGGAGGTGTTCGGCTGGGATGCACACGACACGTACTCGTTCACCAACACGGGAGGAGAGCACGGTGGCGCTGATATACGGATGTGGAAGGACGTGCTCCAGACGTTCGCAGACGGCGGCGACCCTGCTGCGACCGCCCGGGACGCGAAGAAGGCTGCCGCTGTCGCCATCGGCGCGGAACGCTCCATCGCGGAGGGTCGAATCGTCGAGATAGACGAGCGATACGACCTCCACTGA
- a CDS encoding YgzB family protein codes for MAVPTKSCQVTCPDCGQPFLVETARETETLRIECSHCEERITLPSVAFRPDERRT; via the coding sequence ATGGCAGTCCCAACCAAGTCGTGCCAGGTCACCTGTCCGGACTGCGGACAGCCGTTCCTGGTCGAGACGGCACGCGAAACCGAGACGCTCCGAATCGAATGCTCACACTGCGAGGAGCGCATCACGCTCCCGAGCGTCGCCTTCCGGCCCGACGAACGCCGCACCTGA